In Deltaproteobacteria bacterium, the genomic stretch GGGTGACGAGCGAGTTGTTCGGCGAGGTGGTCGCGTGGGCTTCGCAGGAGGCGAAGCGGCCGCTGCAGCTGCTGGAGCGGCGGGGCGCGTCGCGGGATCATCCGCCTCTGGTCGGCGTTCCCGAGACCGAATACCTGAAGGCCTGGTTTCTGGTCGCGCCTTAGCCCCGGCCGCCGACGGCGGCTCGGGGGCTACGCACTTTCTGGCTGTTTCCGCGGAGGCGGAGACGCCCTTTATCCCGTTTTCGAATCTGGCGGCTGCGAGATCGGCTGCCGCTGTTTCGACGCCGCCTCGCGGATCTGCTCGAAGATGCGCTTGGGGGGAGTCCATCCCCACTCCTGCTCGACGAGCGAGATCTTCTCCACTTCTGAGCGGATGCGCTGCCACTCCGCTTCCCCGATGTCGCAGAACGCTTCGACGCCGTGCGGATCGAGCTGCGTGCCCGCCACGCGCTGCATCTCCTCGATGGCTGCCGCGTGCGGTTGCGCCTTGCGGTAGGGGCGATCGCTGGTGATCGCGTCGTAGGTATCCGCCACGGCGAACAGCCGGGCGCCGAGGACGATCTGCTCTCCCTTCAGCCCGGCGGGATAGCCGCGCCCGTCGTACCGCTCCTGGTGCTGGAGCACGATCACGCTGGCATCGCGGAGGAACTCGATGCGCTGGAGCAGCGCCCACCCGAGCCGCGGGTGCTCCCGCATCTCGTGCCACTCCTCCTGGTCCAGCGGCCCGGGCTTGAGCAGCACGGCATCGCGCACGCCGATCTTCCCGATGTCGTGCAGCAGCGCGCCCATCTCGATGGTCCGCAGCTCGAGGGCGTCGCGAACGCCCATGTGCTCGGCGATCCGACGGGTGAATCGCGAGACGCGCCGCGAATGCCATTGCGTTTCGGTATCGCGATAGTCGAGCACGGCCACCATGCCGTCGAGCAGGTTGGTGGTGCGTTCCTCGACCAGCCGCTCGAGGCCCTTGTTCAGCGCGGCCAGCTCGGCGTTCTGCGACTGGACGATGGCGGTCAGCTGCCGGTTCTTCTCCCGCAACGCGTACGTGTCGAACGCCTGCCGCACCGTCCCGAGGAGCTCGACGCGGTTCCACGGCTTGGCGAGGATGCGGAAGATCTCGCCGTTGTTCACGGCGTCCACGGCGGCGCTGAAGTCGTGGGCGGCGGTAAGGAGGATGCGGATGGTCTCCGGCTGCAGCGACTTCGCCTGGGCGAGGAACTCCGCACCCGTCATTCCCGGCATCATGTAGTCGGCCGAGAGCACCTGGAACGGCTTCTCCCGCAGTCGCTCCAGCGCCTGGGCCGGATCCGCGCAGGCGATCACCTCATAACCCGCAGCCTCGAAGGTGCGCTGCAAGGCATGCAGGATGGGCGCCTCGTCGTCGACGACGAGGAGACGTTCAATCTCTGGCATCTGGCTCCCGCTCTGTCGCGCTGCAGCTTACCAGCACCCGGCCGAGTCGCGCTCCTATCGCTCCCGGACGTCCGGCGGTGCAAGATGCGCGCATGTCGCACATCCCCCTCCTCGTGGATCCTGATTGGATACAGTCGCACCCCGACGCCCGTCTCATCGACCTGCGATGGGCGGTGAAAGGACCTCCGGCGCGCCAGAAGTATGAAGACGGCCACCTTCCCGGCGCGGTGTTCGCCGACCTCGATCGCGACCTCTCGCGTCCGGGTGGTCCCGGACGACATCCGTTCCCTGCGGAGGAACGGTTCGCCCAGGTGCTCTCGCGCTGGGGCATCGGTCCCGATACCCACGTCGTGGTCTACGACGATGCGAACTCGTCCGTGGCGGCGCGGCTCTGGTTCATGCTCCGCGCCTTCGGCCACGAGAAGGTCTCCGTGCTCGACGGCGGGTTCCGGGCCTGGACCGAGGCGGGGCTTCCGCTCTCGCGCGACGAGCCGCGGATCGCCCCCGCGCCGCTCCGGAAGCTGAACCTCGATCGGTCGCGCCTCGCCGAAGTGGAGGAGGTGCAGGCGCGCAAGAGCGTGGTGCTCGATGCCCGCGCTCCGGAGCGCTATCGCGGCGAGGTCGAACCCCTGGACCGCAAGGCGGGGCACATCCCGGGGGCGGTCAATGCCCCGCTGCAGGCGAACCTGACGGCTGCGCAGCGGTTCCGTCCCCCGGCCGAGCTCCGCGAGCTGTACGCGCGCTACGGGAACGACGTGATCGTCTCCTGCGGGAGCGGCGTCACCGCCTGCCACGACGCGCTGGCGATGGAGATCGCCGGGCTGCCGCCCCCCCGCCTGTACGTGGGATCGTTCAGCGGCTGGATCGAGGACCCTGCACGTCCCATTGCCACCGGGCCCGCGCCGGGGTAGTGCGACCGCCCATGACCCTCGCCGTCCTGTCTCTCCTGCTCGCTTTGTCTCCCGCGGAACGGGCTGCCTCGAGCCGGATCACCGCCAACGAGATCTCCGCTCACCTTCGTTTCCTCTCCGACGATCAACTCGAAGGACGCAAGCCGGGAAGCGCCGGCGACGAGCTGGCCATCAAGTATCTCGCCTCGCAGCTCGAGGCGATGGGCTATCAGCCGGCGGGCGACAAGG encodes the following:
- a CDS encoding HD domain-containing protein, with the protein product MPEIERLLVVDDEAPILHALQRTFEAAGYEVIACADPAQALERLREKPFQVLSADYMMPGMTGAEFLAQAKSLQPETIRILLTAAHDFSAAVDAVNNGEIFRILAKPWNRVELLGTVRQAFDTYALREKNRQLTAIVQSQNAELAALNKGLERLVEERTTNLLDGMVAVLDYRDTETQWHSRRVSRFTRRIAEHMGVRDALELRTIEMGALLHDIGKIGVRDAVLLKPGPLDQEEWHEMREHPRLGWALLQRIEFLRDASVIVLQHQERYDGRGYPAGLKGEQIVLGARLFAVADTYDAITSDRPYRKAQPHAAAIEEMQRVAGTQLDPHGVEAFCDIGEAEWQRIRSEVEKISLVEQEWGWTPPKRIFEQIREAASKQRQPISQPPDSKTG
- a CDS encoding sulfurtransferase encodes the protein MSHIPLLVDPDWIQSHPDARLIDLRWAVKGPPARQKYEDGHLPGAVFADLDRDLSRPGGPGRHPFPAEERFAQVLSRWGIGPDTHVVVYDDANSSVAARLWFMLRAFGHEKVSVLDGGFRAWTEAGLPLSRDEPRIAPAPLRKLNLDRSRLAEVEEVQARKSVVLDARAPERYRGEVEPLDRKAGHIPGAVNAPLQANLTAAQRFRPPAELRELYARYGNDVIVSCGSGVTACHDALAMEIAGLPPPRLYVGSFSGWIEDPARPIATGPAPG